A genomic segment from Kyrpidia tusciae DSM 2912 encodes:
- the ppdK gene encoding pyruvate, phosphate dikinase, which produces MTQVKQIYAFDEGNAGMRDLLGGKGAGLAEMTRAGLPVPEGFTITTAACRAYFAAGGEWPEGLLDALDEAVSQLEERTGLKLGDPDRPLLVSVRSGAVFSMPGMMDTILNLGLNDDTVLGLARRTGQDRFAWDCYRRFIQMYGDVVLGVDHYAFEQIIDEQKAARGVRLDTELSAEDWKNVVEEYKQLVEKETKRPFPQNPREQLLGAVRAVFSSWNNQRAVVYRKIHGIPEDLGTAVNIQRMVFGNLGDDSGTGVVFTRNPATGEAKLYGEFLLNAQGEDVVAGIRTPSPIAQLEETMPEVYRQLLDVARKLERHYRDVQDIEFTVERGRLFLLQTRAAKRTAQAAVKAAVDLAKEGIIDRVEAIRRVDPDSLTQLLHRRIDEAADLDRLAKGLPASPGAASGRVVFDADEAVRRANEGEAVILVRSETTPEDIHGIVASQGVLTSRGGMTSHAAVVARGMGKACVCGCESVRIDFRKREFLVEDGRTIREGDVITIDGGTGQVYLGAAPLVAPVLSPEFQELLAWGDEVRKLSVLANADNPEDAAKAREFGAQGIGLCRTEHMFLGPDRVSIVQRMILAEDEEERGRALEELLPLQRQDFVGILRAMAGLPVTVRLLDPPLHEFLPNLEDLLVEVTQLRERGDDPDRLRERERLLRKVRVLHEANPMLGHRGCRLGITFPEVYRVQVRALYEAAAELAAGGVSVKPEVMIPLVGHHRELEILRAQVIEEAERVLQEKGVELPIKVGTMIEVPRAALTAGEIAAQADFFSFGTNDLTQMTFGFSRDDAEGKFLHAYVQGGILDADPFMVLDEPGVGRLIRWAVQEGRTANPELKVGICGEHGGDPRSITFCHNVGLDYVSCSPYRVPVARLAAARAALG; this is translated from the coding sequence ATGACACAGGTGAAGCAGATTTACGCCTTTGATGAGGGCAACGCCGGGATGCGGGATTTGCTGGGGGGAAAAGGTGCAGGATTGGCGGAGATGACCCGGGCCGGGCTGCCGGTCCCCGAGGGTTTCACCATCACCACAGCGGCGTGCCGGGCGTATTTTGCCGCCGGGGGCGAGTGGCCCGAGGGGCTGCTCGACGCCCTGGATGAGGCTGTGTCGCAATTGGAGGAGCGCACGGGGCTGAAGCTGGGGGATCCCGATCGGCCGCTGCTGGTGTCTGTCCGCTCCGGGGCCGTGTTCTCTATGCCGGGGATGATGGATACGATTCTAAATCTGGGACTCAATGATGACACCGTTTTGGGGTTGGCCCGGCGGACGGGGCAGGATCGGTTTGCCTGGGATTGCTATCGCCGTTTTATCCAAATGTACGGGGACGTGGTGCTCGGGGTGGACCACTACGCCTTCGAACAGATCATCGACGAGCAGAAGGCCGCCCGGGGAGTGCGATTGGACACCGAACTTTCGGCCGAGGATTGGAAAAACGTGGTTGAAGAGTATAAACAGTTGGTGGAAAAGGAGACCAAGCGACCCTTTCCCCAGAATCCGAGAGAGCAGTTGCTGGGGGCGGTGCGGGCGGTGTTTTCGTCCTGGAACAATCAGCGGGCGGTGGTGTACCGCAAAATCCACGGGATTCCGGAAGATCTCGGCACGGCGGTGAATATCCAGCGCATGGTGTTCGGCAATCTCGGAGACGATTCGGGCACCGGGGTGGTGTTCACCCGGAATCCTGCCACCGGGGAGGCGAAGCTGTACGGGGAGTTTCTGTTAAATGCCCAAGGAGAAGATGTGGTGGCCGGGATTCGCACCCCTTCGCCCATCGCCCAGCTGGAAGAAACAATGCCCGAAGTTTACCGCCAGCTCCTGGATGTCGCCCGGAAGTTGGAGCGCCATTATCGGGACGTGCAGGACATCGAGTTTACGGTGGAGCGGGGACGGCTGTTTTTGCTCCAGACCCGGGCGGCAAAACGCACCGCCCAGGCCGCGGTGAAGGCGGCGGTGGATCTTGCCAAAGAGGGAATTATCGACCGCGTGGAAGCGATTCGCCGGGTGGATCCGGACAGTTTGACCCAGCTGCTGCACCGGCGGATTGACGAGGCGGCCGATCTGGATCGGCTGGCGAAAGGGTTGCCCGCTTCCCCGGGGGCGGCCAGCGGCCGGGTGGTGTTCGATGCCGATGAGGCGGTTCGGAGGGCCAACGAGGGAGAAGCGGTGATTCTCGTCCGGTCGGAGACCACGCCGGAAGACATCCACGGCATCGTGGCCAGTCAAGGCGTCTTGACGTCCCGGGGCGGGATGACCAGCCACGCCGCCGTGGTGGCCCGGGGTATGGGCAAAGCTTGCGTGTGTGGGTGCGAATCGGTGCGGATCGATTTTCGCAAGCGGGAATTCCTCGTGGAGGACGGTCGGACCATCCGGGAAGGGGACGTCATCACCATCGATGGCGGAACGGGACAGGTGTACCTCGGGGCGGCTCCCTTGGTGGCCCCGGTGTTGTCGCCGGAGTTTCAGGAGTTGTTGGCCTGGGGAGATGAGGTGCGGAAACTGTCGGTCTTGGCCAACGCGGACAATCCGGAAGATGCGGCCAAAGCCCGGGAGTTTGGCGCCCAGGGTATCGGCTTGTGCCGGACGGAGCACATGTTTTTGGGGCCCGATCGGGTCTCGATCGTTCAGCGGATGATTCTGGCGGAAGACGAGGAGGAGCGGGGGCGAGCCCTGGAGGAATTGCTCCCCTTGCAACGGCAAGATTTTGTCGGGATTCTCCGGGCCATGGCCGGGCTGCCGGTGACGGTGCGCCTGCTCGATCCGCCCCTTCACGAGTTTCTCCCCAACCTCGAAGACCTGTTGGTGGAGGTCACGCAGCTGAGGGAGCGGGGCGACGACCCGGACCGCCTGCGGGAGCGGGAACGTTTGTTGCGCAAAGTCCGGGTGTTGCACGAAGCCAATCCGATGCTGGGTCATCGGGGCTGCCGGCTCGGCATCACCTTCCCGGAAGTGTATCGCGTGCAGGTCCGGGCGCTCTATGAGGCGGCGGCTGAGCTGGCGGCCGGGGGTGTGTCCGTGAAGCCGGAAGTCATGATCCCCCTCGTCGGGCATCACCGGGAGCTGGAGATCCTTCGGGCCCAGGTGATTGAGGAGGCGGAGCGGGTTCTTCAGGAGAAGGGCGTGGAGTTGCCCATTAAAGTCGGCACCATGATCGAGGTGCCCCGGGCCGCCCTGACCGCCGGGGAGATCGCCGCCCAGGCCGACTTTTTCTCCTTTGGCACCAACGATTTGACCCAGATGACCTTCGGGTTCAGCCGCGACGACGCCGAGGGAAAGTTTCTCCACGCCTATGTTCAAGGGGGAATTCTCGACGCCGACCCCTTTATGGTGCTGGATGAGCCGGGGGTGGGCAGGTTGATTCGCTGGGCCGTGCAGGAGGGGCGCACGGCGAATCCTGAGCTCAAGGTGGGGATCTGCGGCGAACACGGCGGCGATCCTCGTTCGATCACTTTTTGCCACAACGTGGGCTTGGATTATGTCAGTTGTTCCCCTTACCGGGTGCCCGTCGCGCGATTGGCCGCCGCCCGGGCCGCCCTGGGATAG
- a CDS encoding Nif3-like dinuclear metal center hexameric protein, whose product MVKVGDIVAWMDEWARPALAIDGDPVGLQLGDPAKPVTKVLATLELTPAVAEEAVARGVELVVSHHAVLYRPADRIREDDPAGRMLRRLIQADVAVYNAHTNLDVVPGGVNDQLVERLGLLDVEVLAPTRHERMFKLAVFVPVDHHRRVLDAVCSAGAGWIGGYSSCTFNIPGKGTFKPEEGANPYIGSVGKLEEVDEIRLETVVPADRLNAVVDAMLAAHAYEEVAYDVYPLEQPAKTFGIGRIGTLAQPMALKELAIFIKERLDAPGVRFCGEGTKRVSRLAVLGGSGMGWAEEARKKGADAFLTGDVKHHDALDALAAGLPVIDAGHYSTERWIVPVIVAYLQARAAALGTLLEVFPSDRIREPFAFV is encoded by the coding sequence ATGGTCAAAGTCGGAGATATCGTCGCGTGGATGGACGAGTGGGCCCGACCGGCACTGGCCATTGACGGCGATCCAGTGGGGCTGCAGCTCGGGGATCCCGCGAAACCGGTGACAAAGGTTTTGGCAACCCTGGAATTGACCCCGGCCGTGGCGGAGGAGGCGGTGGCCCGGGGAGTGGAGCTCGTGGTCTCTCATCACGCCGTTCTTTATCGCCCTGCGGATCGCATTCGGGAAGACGACCCCGCAGGCCGGATGTTACGCCGGCTGATTCAAGCCGACGTTGCGGTGTACAATGCCCATACCAACCTCGATGTAGTGCCAGGCGGCGTGAACGATCAACTGGTGGAGCGTCTGGGGCTCTTGGACGTCGAGGTGCTTGCTCCCACGCGGCACGAGCGCATGTTCAAGCTGGCCGTTTTCGTGCCCGTGGATCACCACCGCCGGGTGCTCGATGCCGTCTGCTCGGCAGGGGCGGGGTGGATTGGAGGTTACAGTTCGTGTACGTTTAACATTCCCGGTAAGGGGACGTTTAAGCCGGAGGAAGGCGCGAATCCGTACATAGGATCGGTGGGGAAGCTGGAAGAGGTAGACGAAATCCGCTTGGAAACGGTGGTTCCCGCCGACCGACTGAATGCGGTGGTGGACGCCATGTTGGCTGCCCATGCCTACGAGGAGGTGGCTTATGATGTCTACCCTTTGGAGCAACCCGCCAAAACCTTCGGGATTGGGCGCATCGGCACTTTGGCACAGCCCATGGCCTTGAAAGAGTTGGCCATATTCATCAAAGAGCGGCTGGATGCGCCCGGGGTGCGGTTTTGCGGGGAGGGAACGAAACGCGTTTCTCGCTTGGCCGTCCTCGGTGGGTCGGGTATGGGGTGGGCTGAGGAGGCGAGGAAGAAGGGGGCTGACGCTTTTCTAACCGGAGACGTCAAACATCACGACGCCCTGGATGCCTTGGCGGCGGGTTTGCCCGTTATCGACGCCGGGCACTACAGCACCGAACGGTGGATCGTTCCCGTGATCGTCGCCTATCTACAGGCGAGGGCCGCAGCCCTCGGGACTCTCCTGGAGGTATTTCCGAGCGACCGCATTCGGGAGCCGTTTGCTTTTGTGTGA
- the rpoD gene encoding RNA polymerase sigma factor RpoD, producing the protein MTEPGDDNKERQPEESLEQVKQQLVETGRKRGALTYHEIMDRLAPFEQDPDQMDEFFDYLSEQGIEVLNENEEDLVLEEDNEHPAEEEDHEEYDLEDLSVPPGVKINDPVRMYLKEIGRVPLLSAEEEIELAKRIEQGDEEAKAALIKANLRLVVSIAKRYVGRGMLFLDLIQEGNLGLIKAVEKFDFRKGFKFSTYATWWIRQAITRAIADQARTIRIPVHMVETINKLIRVSRQLLQELGRDPTPEEIAEEMDMSPDKVREIMKIAQEPVSLETPIGEEDDSHLGDFIPDDDALAPADAAAYELLKEQLEDVLDTLTEREENVLRLRFGLDDGRTRTLEEVGKVFGVTRERIRQIEAKALRKLRHPSRSKRLKDFLE; encoded by the coding sequence ATGACGGAGCCGGGCGATGACAACAAGGAGCGGCAGCCCGAGGAATCCCTTGAGCAGGTCAAACAACAACTCGTGGAGACGGGTCGCAAGCGCGGGGCTCTGACGTACCACGAGATTATGGATAGATTGGCTCCTTTTGAGCAAGATCCAGATCAGATGGACGAGTTTTTCGATTATCTGTCGGAACAGGGGATCGAGGTTCTCAATGAGAACGAAGAAGATCTTGTCCTGGAAGAGGACAACGAACATCCGGCAGAAGAAGAGGATCACGAGGAATACGACCTGGAAGATCTCAGCGTTCCCCCCGGCGTCAAGATCAACGACCCCGTCCGGATGTATTTGAAAGAGATCGGCCGGGTTCCCCTCCTTTCGGCGGAAGAGGAGATCGAGCTGGCCAAGCGGATTGAGCAAGGGGATGAAGAGGCGAAGGCGGCGCTTATCAAGGCCAATCTGCGGCTGGTGGTCAGCATCGCGAAACGGTATGTCGGACGCGGGATGTTGTTTCTGGATCTCATCCAGGAAGGCAACCTCGGACTGATCAAAGCTGTGGAGAAATTCGACTTTCGCAAGGGGTTCAAGTTCAGCACCTATGCGACGTGGTGGATCCGTCAGGCGATCACCCGAGCCATCGCCGATCAAGCGCGAACCATCCGGATTCCGGTTCACATGGTGGAGACGATTAACAAACTGATCCGGGTATCCCGGCAATTGTTGCAGGAGTTGGGGCGGGATCCCACTCCCGAGGAGATCGCCGAGGAGATGGATATGAGCCCGGACAAAGTGCGGGAGATTATGAAGATTGCCCAAGAGCCGGTTTCCCTGGAAACGCCCATCGGCGAGGAGGACGACTCCCATTTGGGGGATTTTATCCCGGACGATGACGCGTTGGCGCCGGCCGACGCCGCGGCCTACGAGTTGCTCAAAGAGCAACTGGAGGACGTGTTGGATACCCTGACGGAGCGGGAAGAGAATGTGTTGCGTTTGCGCTTCGGTTTGGACGACGGCCGCACCCGGACCCTGGAAGAGGTCGGGAAGGTGTTCGGCGTCACCCGGGAGAGGATTCGCCAGATCGAGGCCAAGGCCCTGCGCAAACTGCGCCATCCCAGCCGGAGCAAGCGGCTGAAAGATTTTCTGGAGTAA
- the acs gene encoding acetate--CoA ligase: MLDQDRPKIIQDSRKIAPPATYVPKSYVQGEEAYRSLYRESVEYPESFWAAVASELTWIKPWETVMEGDFPDFSFFRGGYLNVSENCVDRHALGFRRNKVAIFWEGENGERRIITYLRLHEKVQKFANVLKKCGIQKGDVVSVYMQNLPETFVALLAILRIGAVYNTVFAGFSPEALRERVVDSKAKMVVCANRSYRRGRPIPLKENVDRALEGVDTVKTVIVYRRSDEQVPMTPGRDYDWHELMAEAEPICPVEPMEANEPGLLIYTSGTSGKPKGIVHAGGGFLVGTYAYTKYQLDLRDEDVYWNTADIGWLTSHIFVLVGGLALGVTTVLYEGALDYPHPGRLYEMVERYRVNKLFSAPTAYRMLVKNGEELARRYRLSTLELFASVGEPLNPEAWEWVYRVLGGGRAVINNTWGQTETGGTPLAGAPGAVEMKPGSCGVPFYGHSLDVVDGDGNPVPDGTPGFLVIRKPFPSLARDIFGNRQRYVDTYFNVMPGVYFTGDSAIRDEDGHFWVLGRVDDVINVSGHRISTMEMESALITHPKVVEAAVVGRPDPVKGAVPVAFVILEAGAERGPDLEKELEQWVADEIGSFARPAQVYIVETMPRTRSGKIIRRMLRELIQEGKVQGDTTGLEDFDAVERILENLRGRTGF; this comes from the coding sequence ATGTTGGACCAAGATCGCCCGAAGATAATCCAAGACAGTCGCAAAATTGCACCTCCAGCTACTTATGTGCCAAAATCCTACGTCCAAGGGGAAGAGGCGTATCGGTCTCTCTACCGGGAGTCGGTAGAATACCCGGAGTCCTTCTGGGCGGCAGTGGCCTCGGAACTGACCTGGATCAAGCCCTGGGAAACGGTGATGGAAGGAGATTTTCCTGACTTTTCCTTTTTCCGCGGCGGATATTTGAATGTCAGTGAAAACTGTGTGGACCGGCACGCCCTGGGTTTTCGGCGCAATAAAGTCGCAATTTTTTGGGAGGGGGAAAACGGAGAACGGAGAATCATCACCTACCTTCGCTTGCACGAGAAAGTCCAAAAATTTGCTAATGTCCTCAAAAAGTGTGGGATTCAAAAAGGGGATGTGGTCAGCGTTTACATGCAGAATCTCCCGGAAACCTTTGTGGCTTTGCTTGCGATTCTGCGGATCGGGGCTGTTTATAACACGGTGTTCGCCGGGTTTTCTCCCGAGGCCCTCCGGGAGCGGGTGGTGGACTCAAAGGCGAAGATGGTGGTCTGCGCCAACCGCAGCTATCGCCGGGGCCGCCCCATTCCCTTGAAGGAAAATGTCGATCGGGCGCTGGAAGGGGTCGACACGGTGAAAACGGTGATCGTGTACCGGCGCTCCGACGAGCAGGTGCCCATGACTCCCGGGCGGGATTATGATTGGCACGAACTGATGGCGGAAGCGGAGCCCATCTGCCCGGTGGAGCCCATGGAAGCCAATGAGCCGGGTCTCTTGATCTACACAAGCGGTACCAGCGGGAAACCGAAGGGGATCGTGCACGCCGGGGGCGGGTTCCTGGTGGGGACCTACGCTTACACAAAATATCAACTGGACCTCCGGGACGAGGATGTGTACTGGAACACCGCTGACATCGGCTGGTTGACTTCGCATATTTTCGTCCTGGTCGGCGGGCTGGCCCTCGGGGTGACCACGGTGTTGTACGAAGGGGCGCTGGATTATCCCCACCCCGGGCGATTGTACGAGATGGTGGAGCGGTACCGGGTCAATAAACTGTTTTCGGCGCCGACGGCTTATCGGATGTTGGTGAAAAATGGCGAGGAACTGGCTCGGCGGTACCGACTGTCGACGCTGGAGTTGTTTGCTTCGGTGGGAGAGCCGCTCAATCCCGAAGCTTGGGAATGGGTGTATCGCGTGCTGGGTGGCGGGCGCGCGGTTATCAACAACACCTGGGGCCAGACGGAAACGGGGGGGACCCCTCTGGCCGGGGCGCCGGGAGCGGTGGAGATGAAACCCGGCTCCTGCGGAGTGCCATTTTATGGACATTCCTTGGATGTGGTGGACGGGGACGGAAATCCGGTGCCGGACGGCACCCCGGGGTTCCTGGTGATCCGCAAGCCGTTCCCGAGCCTGGCCCGGGATATTTTCGGCAATCGGCAACGGTACGTGGATACGTATTTCAACGTGATGCCCGGCGTGTATTTCACCGGTGACAGCGCCATTCGGGACGAAGATGGGCATTTCTGGGTGTTGGGGCGGGTGGATGATGTGATCAACGTCAGCGGCCACCGGATCAGCACCATGGAGATGGAAAGCGCCCTCATCACTCATCCGAAAGTGGTGGAGGCGGCGGTGGTGGGCCGGCCGGACCCGGTCAAAGGGGCGGTCCCGGTGGCCTTTGTCATCCTGGAGGCCGGAGCTGAGCGGGGGCCGGATCTGGAGAAGGAATTGGAGCAGTGGGTGGCGGATGAGATCGGATCCTTTGCCCGACCGGCCCAGGTGTATATCGTGGAGACTATGCCGCGAACCCGTTCCGGGAAGATCATTCGCCGCATGTTGCGGGAGTTGATCCAAGAAGGGAAGGTCCAGGGAGACACCACCGGGCTGGAGGATTTTGATGCGGTGGAACGGATTCTGGAGAATTTGCGCGGCCGAACGGGGTTTTAG
- the dnaG gene encoding DNA primase, which translates to MARRIPEDLIDRVRQSVDIIDVIGEYVHLRRVGRSYVGLCPFHSERTPSFTVSREKQVYHCFGCQAGGTVIHFLMAIDGIAFQEAVRKLAARSGIPVPDVQEDEEESGYAEKRRDALRAYELAAKWYQHLLLNTVYGRPGRTYLEKRHISTTTAHDFQLGLAPASRDSLMAFLERRGLDPVLLMEIGLGATGEHGRYDRFRNRLMFPIWDGQGRVVAFGGRVLGRGEPKYLNSPETPLFHKGRHLYPWHKARSALRKTRRAFLLEGYMDVVAMHQAGFTAAVASLGTALTEEQASMLKHNVDEVIVVYDGDDAGRRAAVRAGLLLQRVGVTAKAVRLPPGMDPDDLLREKGPEAMKRVLEQETMSLTAFRLADLRDRRALSNVEDRVSFLQEALNVLADEESAVEAETHLQSLASEFHISLEALRHDLDEARQRQTLTRDKHGNKWNTNIDPTTGPQMNHYPPHVAAERQMLTSMLLDPGAARQVEEVVADEFCVESHAVLAAHLYRYYGDGGTADPTAFLETVDDPAVRSVVTSLIMEHERRRDQGRAGWSLEDCFATWRMARYEDALRQVRESFDEAARAGRFEEMYRLQEQMKSLREEIDALKNHQGVFSQSRMEGGIR; encoded by the coding sequence GTGGCCAGGCGGATTCCGGAAGATCTCATTGATCGTGTGCGGCAAAGTGTGGACATTATCGACGTCATCGGTGAATATGTACACCTCAGGAGGGTTGGGCGCTCGTACGTGGGCCTGTGCCCGTTTCATTCCGAACGGACGCCGTCTTTTACCGTCTCGCGGGAGAAGCAAGTGTATCACTGTTTTGGCTGTCAGGCAGGCGGCACTGTTATTCATTTTCTCATGGCGATCGACGGCATTGCGTTCCAGGAGGCCGTCCGGAAGCTCGCAGCCCGGTCGGGGATCCCGGTCCCGGATGTCCAAGAGGACGAAGAAGAATCGGGGTACGCCGAGAAACGGCGGGATGCACTCAGGGCCTACGAGCTCGCCGCCAAGTGGTATCAACATCTGCTGTTGAATACGGTCTACGGGAGGCCGGGTCGAACATATCTTGAAAAACGACACATCTCCACTACCACCGCCCACGATTTTCAGCTGGGGCTCGCACCTGCGTCCCGGGATTCGCTGATGGCGTTTCTCGAGAGACGGGGGCTCGACCCGGTCCTTTTAATGGAGATCGGGTTGGGGGCGACGGGGGAACACGGCAGATACGATCGGTTCCGGAACCGTTTGATGTTTCCCATCTGGGACGGACAAGGCCGCGTCGTGGCGTTCGGCGGCCGGGTTCTCGGCAGGGGGGAGCCGAAGTATCTGAACTCTCCTGAAACGCCGCTTTTTCACAAGGGTCGCCATCTCTATCCGTGGCACAAGGCGCGATCGGCCCTCCGGAAGACTCGCCGAGCGTTTCTCCTGGAAGGCTATATGGATGTGGTGGCCATGCACCAGGCCGGCTTTACGGCGGCGGTGGCCTCCCTTGGGACGGCACTGACCGAAGAACAGGCCAGCATGTTGAAGCACAACGTCGATGAAGTCATTGTGGTCTACGACGGCGATGACGCCGGTCGGCGCGCAGCCGTACGGGCGGGACTCCTCTTGCAACGCGTGGGGGTGACAGCCAAAGCCGTTCGCCTTCCCCCAGGGATGGACCCCGACGACCTTCTCAGGGAGAAGGGACCGGAGGCCATGAAGCGGGTGCTGGAACAAGAGACCATGAGTTTGACGGCGTTTCGATTGGCGGACCTCCGGGACCGGCGGGCGCTTTCCAACGTCGAGGATCGGGTATCCTTCTTGCAAGAAGCCTTGAATGTCCTGGCGGACGAAGAATCGGCTGTGGAAGCGGAAACCCATCTGCAGAGTCTGGCAAGTGAGTTTCATATATCCCTCGAGGCGTTAAGGCACGATCTAGATGAAGCGAGACAAAGACAGACCTTGACGAGGGATAAGCATGGCAACAAGTGGAATACTAATATAGATCCCACCACAGGACCGCAGATGAACCATTATCCGCCTCACGTTGCGGCGGAACGCCAGATGCTCACCTCTATGTTACTCGATCCGGGGGCTGCCAGACAAGTTGAAGAGGTGGTGGCTGACGAATTTTGTGTTGAAAGCCACGCCGTACTGGCCGCCCATCTGTACCGGTATTACGGAGATGGAGGGACAGCGGATCCCACCGCCTTTTTGGAAACGGTGGACGATCCCGCCGTGCGCTCGGTGGTGACTTCTCTGATTATGGAACATGAACGCCGCCGAGATCAAGGCCGGGCGGGGTGGAGTTTAGAGGATTGCTTCGCAACGTGGCGGATGGCCCGATACGAAGACGCATTGCGGCAGGTCCGGGAATCTTTCGATGAGGCCGCCCGGGCCGGTCGGTTTGAAGAGATGTATCGACTTCAAGAACAGATGAAAAGCCTCCGGGAGGAGATCGACGCGTTGAAGAACCACCAGGGCGTTTTTTCGCAGTCCCGTATGGAAGGAGGGATTCGGTGA
- a CDS encoding class I SAM-dependent methyltransferase has product MEKVEQMVPECRVVADIGSDHGMLACRLIETGRARRVIAVEKRSGPYARTRACVRARLGEDAPVSVRLGDGLDPLEPGEVEVVVLAGMGGLTIIDILRRGMDKLGPNTLVVAQPMKHADALRRWWQESGWRVTEDGQVEDRGRRYEVMAAMKPDAPGESFFRSFRCRAESR; this is encoded by the coding sequence CTGGAAAAGGTGGAGCAGATGGTTCCAGAGTGCCGCGTTGTGGCCGATATCGGGAGTGATCACGGTATGCTCGCCTGCCGCTTGATTGAAACCGGGAGGGCTCGACGGGTGATCGCTGTGGAAAAGCGGTCAGGCCCGTACGCGAGAACGCGCGCTTGCGTCCGAGCCCGTCTGGGTGAAGATGCCCCGGTGTCGGTGAGGCTCGGTGACGGTCTGGACCCTTTGGAGCCTGGCGAGGTGGAAGTCGTGGTGTTGGCGGGGATGGGGGGTCTCACGATCATCGATATCCTCCGCCGGGGCATGGACAAGCTAGGGCCGAATACCTTGGTGGTGGCCCAGCCGATGAAACATGCGGACGCTCTTCGGCGGTGGTGGCAGGAATCTGGATGGCGGGTGACAGAGGACGGGCAGGTTGAAGACCGGGGGCGGCGGTATGAAGTCATGGCGGCGATGAAACCGGATGCCCCCGGCGAGTCGTTCTTCCGTTCTTTTCGTTGCAGAGCCGAATCCCGGTGA
- a CDS encoding acyl-CoA dehydrogenase — protein MDFDLTTEQRMIRDAVRDFAEGEVAPKAAEVDRTGRFPIETFKKMGELGFLGIPFPEEYGGAGGDTVSYALAVEEIGRACASTGLSYAAHISLGSYPIYAFGTEAQKREYLVPLAQGEGLGAFGLTEPGAGSDASGTRTTAVLEDGFWRLNGSKNFITNAGYARSVVVTAVTDREKGAKGISAFIVPTDNPGFRVTTTYEKLGLRGSNTVEFVLDETVIPEDHLLGAVGEGYKQFLITLDGGRISIGALSVGIARAAYEAALSYAKERVQFGRSISKFQAIQFKLADMAMHIEMARTMVLKAAWLKDQGRPFKKEAAMAKLFASEMAMRTCDQAIQIHGGYGYMKDYPVERYFRDVKLMEIGEGTSEIQRLVIAREIGC, from the coding sequence GTGGATTTTGACCTGACGACGGAACAACGGATGATTCGCGACGCAGTACGGGATTTTGCAGAAGGGGAAGTGGCGCCGAAGGCGGCAGAGGTGGACCGAACCGGGCGCTTCCCTATTGAGACGTTCAAAAAGATGGGCGAACTTGGCTTTCTCGGCATTCCGTTCCCCGAGGAATACGGCGGTGCGGGAGGTGACACGGTGAGTTATGCCCTCGCCGTCGAGGAGATTGGCCGGGCCTGTGCGAGTACGGGCCTCAGTTACGCCGCCCATATCTCGCTTGGGTCGTATCCGATTTACGCCTTTGGGACCGAGGCCCAGAAAAGGGAGTATCTCGTTCCTCTCGCACAAGGAGAGGGCCTGGGGGCCTTTGGCCTGACGGAACCGGGGGCAGGTTCGGACGCGTCGGGAACCCGGACGACGGCGGTGCTTGAGGACGGATTTTGGCGGTTGAATGGGTCGAAGAATTTTATCACCAATGCGGGGTATGCCCGGAGTGTGGTGGTGACCGCGGTCACGGATCGGGAGAAGGGCGCCAAGGGGATCAGCGCTTTTATCGTGCCCACGGATAACCCCGGGTTTCGAGTGACCACCACCTACGAGAAACTGGGGCTCCGTGGTTCCAATACCGTCGAATTCGTTCTCGACGAGACCGTGATTCCCGAAGATCATCTTCTCGGGGCCGTGGGTGAAGGGTATAAGCAGTTTTTGATCACTCTGGACGGCGGGCGAATCAGCATCGGGGCCCTGTCGGTGGGGATCGCCCGGGCGGCGTACGAAGCGGCTCTGTCCTACGCCAAGGAACGGGTCCAATTCGGCCGGAGCATTTCGAAATTCCAGGCCATTCAGTTTAAGTTGGCCGATATGGCGATGCACATTGAGATGGCCCGGACCATGGTGCTCAAAGCGGCCTGGCTGAAAGATCAAGGCCGGCCATTCAAAAAAGAGGCGGCCATGGCGAAATTGTTCGCCTCGGAAATGGCCATGCGGACTTGTGACCAAGCGATCCAGATCCACGGCGGGTACGGATATATGAAAGACTATCCGGTGGAGCGATATTTTCGAGATGTCAAATTGATGGAGATCGGAGAAGGCACCTCGGAAATTCAGCGACTGGTTATTGCCCGGGAAATCGGATGTTGA